A stretch of DNA from Phycisphaerae bacterium:
CATTGTTCACGAAAGAAAAGATGTCCGCCAACCAGCCGCCGCGCAATCGCACTCCGCGGGGAACTTGGCCCAGGTCTTCGTTAAGAGTCACGCCTTCATCTGTAATCGGCAGATTACCGTCCTCATCAAACTGGCCCGCCATTCCGGCGTCCACAAATTTCGGGAAGTCTTCGACTGTATTGTTCGTGGCGTCGGCGATCGCAACCAAGCCCATACGGCCCGGATCCTCGAAGCCAGCAGAAAAGAAAAGTTGATCGTTATCCGGAACGTCCGAGCACCGTAACTGGTTAGGTAAACCGTCGCCATAAGGATCGCCATCGCAACCATCCGAAGGGTCGTCGTCCTGGAAATCACGGGCCCCCGCAATAAAGGGCAAACCGAACACCAAGTCGGGTACTGACTCCTGGCCTTCGGGCACGCCTTCAACGCCTGCATCGTTCCCAGTCACGTTGACTCTTGCAATGGAGGTCAAACCCGCACTATTGGGAAGCGTGGGAGCCGTGGGAAGGCTCGGATCCCCCAAATGAGGAGGTACACTTTCATTAACATGTCCCTTCGGCATGACGTAAATTGTCCCTCGAATGTGGCTCGATGGGGTGCCGGCCGCGCTTTCGACGCTTAGAACCCCTCCGTAACGACCCACGAGGCCTGGATTGTAGGGATTCGTCAAATACCCTGGTGGCTCAGGATAATTGATGACGTTGTCGTTGGCATCGAGGCGCCCGCCGTCAGGACGCCCATCTCCGTCGGTATCGGCGGGAAAGGGCAGCTTGCTGCGTCCGTAGATCAGGTACGCGGCGCCGGAAAATCGACGCCCGCGCGGGCTGGCGAAACGGCTCCCGATCACGAACTCACCGACTCCATCGAAATCCAGGTCGCCCATTCTCACGAATACGTTGCCGAGATTGGCATAGCTCTGAAACGCCGCAAATCGTGCACCGGCAAAATCAAAGCCGATCTTGCTGATGTCGATCGTTCCGTTGGCTGAACCATTAATGCTCAATGAGCCCGGCGCGTACACGTGCCGAACGTTGTCTCCGTCGTTAAGCGTGGCCCGTATGAAGTACGGCGATGTACGGGGCGGAACTTCGGAGAAATTCACGCGGAAAACATACGCCTTCTCGTCGCCCGCCAACGGCGCTCCGGGGAATGGCAATTGACCCGGTATCGTCTGCACAAGTACTCTCGGATTCGTTCGGATTTCCAAACTGTCGGGCTGCTCGATGGGATCTTCGGGCGTACCGGGCGGTGGCGGATCGCCATCGAACGTAGGGTCCAGCGGTAGTCGTGCCGCGGATGGAAGGATGATGATTTTGGACGAGGGATCGAGGGGACTTCCTGGATTGTCCACATCGTCGTTAAAAGGGTTTACATCTTTGTCAAGAAGAAGTGTAAGCAAAGCAGTCGAGTCTACGTCAGCGAATATGTATTGAATCGTCAATTCGTCGTTCGCAGATATGCTCAAACTCGGAAGCGGAGACAGAAAAACCAGTTGGGGCGGACTCGTTGGAGGTCGCGAACCCACGGGCCCAAGTTGCAATTGCGAAGCGCTGAGAACACGAACCGGGGCATTCACTCCGTCACTGATTTCCGCGAAGATGTTGAAACCGCCGGGAATCAGCCCGGTGGTGTCCCACTGCGCCAAGCCGCTTCCTACGCCCGGACCCACCGGGAATCCGCTTAAGATCGGTATCTCCTCCGCGGGGGTGGGATTGGCGGCCGTCGAGGCAAAAATCCTCACGGTCGCCGTATCCTCGGCGTCTTCGCCGGTGAACGCGATCTGAACTATTTCGCCGACTTCTGCAAAGTTGTTGCCAAAATCGGTGCTGATGCTCGTAATCAGCACGCGCGGCGGAGTGTTGCCGCCGGTGACCGGAGGGTTGAGGGGGGCGAGACCGTCGTCTTCGCCGGGGCAGGTCAGACCGGCCGCGACGGATACGAGAACTCCAAGTAGGGCGAGCGGCCGCACGAAACGACCTGCGCTAGTGTGACGATTCATCTTTGATACTCCTCCATCGCGGGCGGGATAAGCGCTACCAGGATCCCAGGCATGGGGGGCGGGGTGGGATGCACAGAGAGCCCCTCAACACCGTATGGTACGCCTTTTGAGGGCCCAGGGTCAAGGCTTTTTTGGTATGCAACCCCGGAGCCGGTAAGCACTTTCGCGTTTTCTCTGGTTTCCTACATCAGCGAGGATCGTGCCGGGTCGGTTGGCGTGGTCCGAATGTCGTAACTCCCCCAAACAGCGTGGCCGGCGTGGCCCATCGAGCGAATCGGATGCACGTGCCATTGGCTCCGCCGCGCCGCCCCTACATTCTAGGCCCTGCCAAGTGTCCGAGTATAGGTCAACGCGTCCGAAATGGCTATTCTCCGCAACGGCGGTCGAAGCAGTCTCAGCGGGAGCCTCACCTTCGCTTTGGACCGATGCGTCGTCTTTCGAGGGCGGGCGATCTACGATAAGCTACGCGATTATCAGAAGTTGGCCGGGCTGGAATACGCGAAACGAGGTCGTTCGGACGTGACTACCGCGCTCAAAGACCGAATCAGCGACGAGCTGCTCCCCGCCGTGAACCAGCCGGGCCAATACATCGGGCGGGAGATCAACCAGCTTGTCCGCGATGGCGACTGGGAGCGGGCGGAGGTCCGCGTGGCGATTGCGTTTCCCGACGCCTACACGATTGGGATGTCGCACCTCGGCTGTCAGATCATCTACTGGCTCTGCAATCACACGCCGGGGGTTTGTGCCGAGCGGGTCTATAGCCCGTGGGGCGATGCGGAGGCGCGGATGCGCGAGCGGTCGATCCCGATGTTTACGTGGGATACGCGGCAGCCGGTCGCGTCGGCGGATATCTTCGCCGTCTCGCTGCAATACGAGTTGGGTTTCACGAACCTCTTGGCGATGCTTGAACTCGCGGGGATTCCGCTGCGCTCGCGCGATCGCGACGATTCGCATCCGCTGGTGATCGCGGGGGGGCCGCAGGCGGACAACCCCGAACCGGTCTCGGACTTTGTCGACCTGGTCGTCATCGGCGACGGCGAGGAGTCGATGGCGGCGATCCTGTCGCTGTACAAGGAGCTGAAGGCGTCCGGCGTGCGGCGGCGGGACATGATCGAGATCATGGCCAAGCGGTTCCCGTGGATTTACGCGCCGGGTCTATAC
This window harbors:
- a CDS encoding integrin alpha yields the protein MRPLALLGVLVSVAAGLTCPGEDDGLAPLNPPVTGGNTPPRVLITSISTDFGNNFAEVGEIVQIAFTGEDAEDTATVRIFASTAANPTPAEEIPILSGFPVGPGVGSGLAQWDTTGLIPGGFNIFAEISDGVNAPVRVLSASQLQLGPVGSRPPTSPPQLVFLSPLPSLSISANDELTIQYIFADVDSTALLTLLLDKDVNPFNDDVDNPGSPLDPSSKIIILPSAARLPLDPTFDGDPPPPGTPEDPIEQPDSLEIRTNPRVLVQTIPGQLPFPGAPLAGDEKAYVFRVNFSEVPPRTSPYFIRATLNDGDNVRHVYAPGSLSINGSANGTIDISKIGFDFAGARFAAFQSYANLGNVFVRMGDLDFDGVGEFVIGSRFASPRGRRFSGAAYLIYGRSKLPFPADTDGDGRPDGGRLDANDNVINYPEPPGYLTNPYNPGLVGRYGGVLSVESAAGTPSSHIRGTIYVMPKGHVNESVPPHLGDPSLPTAPTLPNSAGLTSIARVNVTGNDAGVEGVPEGQESVPDLVFGLPFIAGARDFQDDDPSDGCDGDPYGDGLPNQLRCSDVPDNDQLFFSAGFEDPGRMGLVAIADATNNTVEDFPKFVDAGMAGQFDEDGNLPITDEGVTLNEDLGQVPRGVRLRGGWLADIFSFVNNGFFDDTGFGQTVSNVQSVDNDDEDDLLISIPFLDRDDTGDTVPDIMDCGGFQVWLTDNYIAPFRYEDGVRSLPAYGTCAAGTCLDTMPPLCIRCLNSPVFFTVFGEQAGDQLGNATNGGDLNADGNSEIMAGAPRADRNGFTDNGVAYVVYTLGSGFFDATIESDTITSLRLFGTHDDDQFGRVQGGVQSMTTAVSTVNDAIVASDFYDDPVKGVNAGFVGVIFARAGGFVGNRTVDEIATATLPGVRFIGATAGARAGAHASSAGDFNGDGLGDLLIASPGETRQGRVGVAYLVFGGPHLCNRTFYLDQVGTAALPGIVFLPRTLEGTGAETIAALETVAGVGDVDGDQFGDIIIGSPKADYVDPLLPSERLIDAGEVYLIYGNNFAGNNPSTFPPASPDCP